From a region of the Streptococcus ruminantium genome:
- a CDS encoding adenine phosphoribosyltransferase produces MNLKDYIATIPNYPKEGIEFRDISPLMADGNAYSYAIREIVQYATDKQIDMIVGPEARGFIVGCPVAFELGIGFAPVRKPGKLPREVISADYEKEYGVDTLTMHADAIKPGQRVLIVDDLLATGGTVKATIEMIEKLGGIVAGCAFLIELDDLNGREAIGDYDYKVLMHY; encoded by the coding sequence ATGAATTTAAAAGATTACATTGCAACCATTCCCAACTATCCAAAAGAGGGAATCGAATTTCGTGATATTAGCCCATTGATGGCTGATGGGAATGCTTACAGCTATGCTATACGTGAGATTGTACAATATGCAACTGATAAACAAATCGATATGATCGTTGGCCCGGAGGCGCGTGGTTTTATTGTTGGATGTCCAGTTGCATTTGAATTGGGGATTGGTTTTGCACCAGTTCGTAAGCCAGGCAAATTACCGCGTGAGGTTATCTCAGCAGATTATGAGAAAGAGTACGGTGTAGATACACTTACCATGCATGCAGATGCCATAAAACCAGGACAGCGTGTCTTGATTGTTGATGACTTATTGGCGACTGGTGGTACCGTCAAGGCAACGATTGAAATGATTGAAAAACTTGGAGGTATTGTAGCTGGTTGTGCCTTCCTGATTGAGCTAGATGATTTGAATGGTCGTGAAGCTATTGGAGATTATGACTATAAGGTCTTAATGCATTATTAG
- the recJ gene encoding single-stranded-DNA-specific exonuclease RecJ, with the protein MIKPQYDWQLLTSSSSEQFTKLAKKEGLDPVAAKLLYDRGIHTSEDLHTFLHPSLDDLHDPYLLHDMDKAVDRIRRAIEDYEQILIYGDYDADGMTATSILKEVLEELGAEVQVYLPNRFTDGYGPNLSVYKYFIEQQGVSLIVTVDNGVAGHEAIAYAQEKGVDVVVTDHHSLQETLPNAYAIIHPEHPDGSYPFKQLAGCGVAFKLACALLETVHADLLDLVAIGTIADMVSLTDENRVMVKYGLSLLRQTERVGLQELIKIAGIDVASLDEETVGFQLAPRLNALGRLDDPNPAVELLTGFDEEQAYEIALLIDSKNTERKDVVQAIYDEARTMIRSDRPVQVLAREGWNPGVLGIVAGRLLEELQQPVIVLSIEADKAKGSARSTEAIDIFQALKDHQDLFIAFGGHAGAAGMTLEVDKLGVLSETLATYIRENNLDQPSRSPLVLDEELDLEELTMETLKSFGKLAPYGMDNKKPVFYLKDFQVESARTMGQNNAHLKLRVTKGTATFDVVAFGRGNLALEFSQAKQLELAVTLSVNQWNGNTSLQLMLVDARVVGIQLYNIRGKQHPLPTGIPILDLEHPPTDEKAIVLVSLPEEIESLRSYFQKTKFEAVYFKNEMATPYYLDGYGSRDQFARLYKTIHQFDEFDVRYKLKDLAGYLKIKDSLLIKMIQIFQELEFVTITNGIMRVNKTAQKKELSESQIYQNLKKTVIQQELMALGTVQEIYDWLCGRG; encoded by the coding sequence GTGATTAAACCACAATATGACTGGCAGTTGTTGACCAGCTCTTCCAGTGAACAATTTACTAAACTAGCTAAAAAAGAAGGTCTGGACCCAGTAGCTGCTAAGTTACTTTACGATCGGGGTATTCATACATCGGAAGATCTACATACATTTCTACACCCTAGCCTAGATGATTTGCACGATCCTTATTTACTTCACGATATGGACAAGGCTGTTGATAGGATTCGTCGGGCCATAGAAGATTACGAACAGATTCTGATTTATGGAGACTATGATGCAGATGGCATGACTGCAACATCGATATTAAAGGAGGTTTTAGAGGAACTAGGTGCAGAAGTTCAGGTCTATCTGCCCAATCGCTTTACAGATGGCTATGGGCCTAACCTATCAGTTTACAAGTATTTTATTGAGCAGCAGGGAGTCTCACTTATTGTGACGGTGGACAATGGAGTAGCAGGGCATGAAGCTATTGCTTATGCCCAAGAAAAAGGGGTTGATGTTGTCGTAACTGATCACCACTCTTTACAAGAGACTCTGCCAAATGCCTATGCAATTATCCATCCAGAACATCCAGATGGTTCGTATCCTTTCAAACAATTGGCTGGTTGTGGTGTTGCTTTCAAATTGGCCTGTGCTCTTTTGGAGACAGTTCATGCTGACTTGCTGGATCTTGTGGCTATTGGAACTATTGCTGATATGGTTAGCCTAACAGATGAAAACCGTGTGATGGTCAAGTATGGTTTGTCTCTTCTTAGGCAGACAGAACGTGTTGGTTTGCAAGAACTGATAAAGATAGCAGGCATTGATGTGGCTAGTCTTGATGAAGAGACCGTTGGCTTTCAGCTCGCTCCCCGCCTCAATGCTCTTGGTCGATTAGATGACCCTAATCCGGCAGTGGAATTATTGACAGGTTTTGATGAGGAGCAAGCCTACGAAATTGCTCTTTTGATTGATAGTAAAAATACAGAGCGAAAAGATGTGGTTCAGGCTATCTATGATGAAGCTAGGACCATGATTCGCAGTGATAGACCAGTTCAAGTCCTAGCTAGAGAAGGCTGGAATCCAGGAGTACTTGGAATCGTTGCAGGACGTCTACTGGAAGAATTACAACAACCTGTTATTGTATTGTCAATCGAAGCAGATAAGGCTAAAGGTTCGGCTCGTTCTACTGAAGCTATTGATATTTTCCAAGCTCTAAAGGATCATCAGGACCTTTTTATCGCCTTTGGAGGACATGCGGGTGCGGCCGGAATGACCTTGGAAGTAGATAAACTAGGTGTACTATCTGAAACATTAGCGACCTACATAAGAGAAAATAATTTGGATCAACCTAGTAGGTCTCCGCTGGTTTTAGACGAAGAGTTGGACCTAGAAGAACTGACTATGGAAACTCTCAAATCGTTTGGTAAACTGGCTCCCTACGGTATGGATAATAAAAAACCAGTCTTTTACCTCAAAGATTTTCAAGTGGAATCTGCACGAACCATGGGACAAAATAATGCCCATCTCAAACTGCGGGTCACCAAAGGGACAGCAACTTTTGATGTGGTCGCATTCGGCAGAGGGAATCTAGCCTTGGAATTTTCTCAGGCCAAGCAGTTAGAATTAGCGGTTACCTTGTCTGTCAATCAATGGAATGGTAATACTAGTCTTCAATTGATGCTGGTTGATGCGCGTGTTGTTGGTATTCAACTCTATAATATTCGTGGCAAACAGCATCCATTACCAACAGGCATCCCTATCTTGGATTTGGAACATCCACCTACAGATGAAAAGGCCATTGTCTTGGTTAGTTTACCAGAGGAAATAGAGAGTCTGCGCAGCTATTTTCAAAAGACAAAATTTGAAGCGGTCTACTTTAAGAATGAAATGGCTACACCCTACTATTTGGATGGTTATGGCAGCCGAGATCAGTTTGCGAGGCTCTATAAGACTATCCACCAGTTCGATGAGTTTGATGTTCGTTATAAATTAAAAGATTTGGCCGGTTACTTGAAAATCAAAGATAGTCTGTTAATCAAGATGATTCAAATTTTCCAAGAATTGGAATTTGTCACGATTACAAATGGTATAATGCGTGTTAACAAAACAGCCCAGAAGAAGGAACTTTCGGAGAGTCAAATCTATCAAAACTTAAAAAAAACAGTCATCCAGCAAGAGCTGATGGCTCTTGGAACAGTTCAAGAAATCTATGATTGGCTATGCGGACGAGGATGA